TGAGAAAAGACATAAAAGATAATAAGCACATGAAAGTAGTTTTGCTTAACGGTACAGAGGTCGCCTGCCTTGTGGACACAGGATCCGATGTGTCAATCGTATGTCAGTCTTTGTACAATAAACTTCAAAGAACGAGAACGACGTAATACTTGGCTTTGACTTTGCTTCGCAGTTCTGCGTGACTTTGAATGACGGAGAGTTCACCTTTACAAAGGCGTCAGCGCAGCCGGAATGCGCTGAATCAGAAGAGCTAAGTATATACAATATTGTTGAGACTGGTAGTAATATAGATGCTTCTCCACAGTATAAGCCGGTGATCGAGTCAATGATAGCAGAGTACAAACCAGCCGAAAACACTCACTCAGCTGTGGAATCCGAGTCGATTAGAAAAGAAGTTGACGTCTGGTTGCAGGATGGCATTGTGCGCAAATATTCATCGAACTTTGCCAGTCGAGTCGTCGTAGTGAAAAAGCTGCAAGCGCAAGTCAAGGACGCGCTGCGAGACGTCGAGGAAGCAAAGGCCGCCAAGGAGGAACTACAGGCGTTGAGCAAGGAGGCCGAGCGCAAGGTCAAGGCCCTGGAGGCAGAAG
The sequence above is drawn from the Drosophila simulans strain w501 unplaced genomic scaffold, Prin_Dsim_3.1 Segkk6_quiver_pilon, whole genome shotgun sequence genome and encodes:
- the LOC120285647 gene encoding myosin heavy chain, embryonic smooth muscle isoform-like isoform X3; amino-acid sequence: MCQSYFCVTLNDGEFTFTKASAQPECAESEELSIYNIVETGSNIDASPQYKPVIESMIAEYKPAENTHSAVESESIRKEVDVWLQDGIVRKYSSNFASRVVVVKKLQAQVKDALRDVEEAKAAKEELQALSKEAERKVKALEAEVLQLSEDLASSERARRAAETERYALTLRAAELTDRISSVEKELFPLQCSNKELTSKIEEINVENTSLAPRQSSGGSVLMRWWRRAIATQRSSSVCRLSASTC